One Planctomycetota bacterium DNA segment encodes these proteins:
- a CDS encoding DinB family protein yields MSRSHGNCIADSLQLSLGYADRLLAGIGADRFARFAAAGPTTVESNHPAFVLGHLAIYTPRIVALLGGTPTPMPERFTAVFSKDEKCVDDTAGTEYPPMAEVVEVFRRGCTEAIAALRAAPDEVLQQANPMKGQMAELFPSIGSLTGFLAGGHMMMHLGQISAWRRIEGLGAA; encoded by the coding sequence ATGTCGCGCAGCCACGGAAACTGCATCGCCGATTCGCTTCAACTGTCGCTCGGCTACGCCGACCGCCTCCTCGCCGGCATCGGCGCCGACCGCTTCGCCCGGTTCGCGGCGGCAGGGCCGACGACGGTGGAGTCGAACCACCCGGCATTCGTCCTCGGGCACCTTGCCATCTACACGCCGCGGATCGTCGCCCTGCTCGGCGGCACGCCGACCCCGATGCCGGAGCGGTTCACGGCTGTGTTCTCCAAGGACGAGAAGTGCGTCGACGACACCGCGGGCACCGAATATCCGCCAATGGCCGAGGTGGTGGAGGTGTTTCGCCGCGGCTGCACCGAGGCGATCGCCGCGCTCCGCGCCGCCCCCGACGAGGTCCTGCAGCAGGCCAATCCGATGAAGGGGCAGATGGCGGAACTGTTTCCGTCGATCGGGTCGCTGACCGGGTTCCTTGCCGGCGGCCACATGATGATGCACCTCGGCCAGATCAGCGCCTGGCGGCGCATCGAAGGGCTCGGCGCGGCCTGA
- a CDS encoding DUF1501 domain-containing protein, translating to MTGSIDSVMLPPRRRLLAEASIGFGSVALAGLLGRSGTAAPLPAGAALPQTHHPARARHVIFCYMSGGVSHLDSFDPKPRLDVDHGKPPPMKVERTMFNDNGRVMRSPFSFTRHGASGIPVSSMFPWIGKMADELAVVRSMTTPVSEHAQANFLMHTGFPFLGFPGAGAWVSYGLGSENADLPAYVVLQSGGAAVPHGGVGLFSNAFLPGQHQASILKADAAEAIRNITPAGAADLQRRRLDAVAALDRGYLTATGAPAAVEAAIANAETAFRMQAAVPALCELSGESAATLSRYGVDSPNAPTAAYARQCVLARRLVERGVRFIELSCLTQNIGAGGAGNPWDQHGDLEKGHAAMALQVDQPIAALLGDLRDRGLLDETLVVWAGEFGRTPFSQGSNGRDHNPMAFSVWLAGGGVKGGTIHGVTDDFGYRVVESPCSIYDLWATVLHLLGVDHEELTYRWGGRDYRLTDVHGSVIRGIVA from the coding sequence ATGACCGGATCGATCGACTCAGTGATGCTTCCCCCGCGGCGGCGCCTCCTGGCCGAGGCGTCGATCGGCTTCGGCAGTGTCGCGCTCGCCGGCCTGCTCGGCCGCTCGGGTACCGCAGCGCCGCTGCCTGCCGGCGCGGCGCTGCCGCAGACGCACCATCCGGCCCGGGCCCGGCACGTGATCTTCTGCTACATGTCGGGGGGCGTGTCGCACCTCGACTCGTTCGACCCCAAGCCGCGCCTCGACGTCGACCACGGCAAGCCGCCGCCGATGAAGGTCGAGCGGACGATGTTCAACGACAACGGCCGCGTGATGCGCAGCCCGTTTTCGTTCACCCGCCACGGCGCGTCCGGGATCCCGGTCAGCAGCATGTTTCCCTGGATCGGGAAAATGGCCGACGAGCTCGCCGTGGTCCGCTCGATGACGACGCCGGTCAGCGAGCACGCCCAGGCCAACTTCCTCATGCACACGGGGTTTCCATTCCTCGGATTCCCGGGGGCCGGGGCGTGGGTGTCGTACGGGCTGGGCAGTGAAAACGCCGACCTGCCGGCGTATGTCGTCCTCCAGAGCGGCGGCGCGGCGGTGCCGCACGGCGGCGTCGGCCTGTTCAGCAACGCCTTCCTGCCGGGGCAGCACCAGGCCTCGATCCTCAAGGCCGACGCGGCCGAGGCGATCCGCAACATCACCCCCGCAGGTGCGGCCGACCTCCAGCGGCGGCGGCTCGACGCGGTGGCCGCGCTCGACCGGGGCTACCTCACCGCGACCGGCGCACCTGCGGCGGTGGAGGCGGCGATCGCCAATGCCGAGACGGCGTTCCGGATGCAGGCGGCGGTGCCGGCACTGTGCGAGTTGTCGGGGGAGTCGGCCGCGACGCTGTCGCGCTACGGCGTCGATTCGCCGAACGCCCCGACGGCGGCCTACGCGCGGCAGTGCGTGCTGGCACGGCGGCTCGTCGAACGCGGCGTCCGGTTCATCGAACTCTCCTGCCTGACGCAAAACATCGGCGCCGGCGGCGCCGGCAATCCCTGGGACCAGCACGGCGACCTCGAGAAGGGGCACGCGGCGATGGCGCTGCAGGTCGATCAGCCGATCGCCGCGCTGCTCGGCGACCTCCGCGACCGCGGCCTCCTTGACGAGACGCTCGTGGTCTGGGCCGGTGAGTTCGGCCGGACGCCGTTTTCGCAAGGGTCGAACGGCCGCGACCACAATCCGATGGCGTTCTCCGTGTGGCTGGCCGGCGGTGGCGTGAAGGGGGGCACGATTCACGGGGTGACCGACGATTTCGGCTACCGCGTCGTCGAGTCGCCGTGCTCGATCTACGACCTGTGGGCGACGGTCCTCCATCTCCTCGGCGTCGACCACGAGGAATTGACGTATCGTTGGGGCGGCCGTGACTACCGGCTCACCGATGTCCACGGCTCGGTGATCCGCGGGATCGTCGCCTGA
- a CDS encoding DUF1553 domain-containing protein, with translation MDRRSREHHRLVPGPVAGRWSRRPGLAVLIAPFLLAAVPAAAQPDGQELFESRIRPLLVDRCYACHNAANAAEGGLALDSRAGLLAGGDSGPAIVPGDPAASLLVRVLRHEVDGLKMPKDSGRLSAEAIADVERWIAAGAVDPRDTPPSRVELEAETSWEAVRGRRMAWWSFQPLVEPEVPAGAGRFGTHAVDRFLAARWREAGVEPAAEAPPEVLVRRLFFTLVGLPPTADEAAEWTARLASPGGFEALVDRLLASPHFGERWARHWMDWIRYADTHGSEGDPEIVNTHLYRDALVRALNADVPLDRLIREHVAGDLVPDPRLDPSGTIDDSALLTAHWRMVFHGYSPTDPLEEKMRFVDDQIAAFTKAFLGLTVSCARCHDHKFDPISQRDYYALAGVIASSRPGRREAGPPDSAQVSRAAILDVAPPLRKALADRWQASLGDLTNRLASFDPLVAAATEPRLLLHPLHRAGADGTDTAAFRAALPVAQPAGAAPEPIVRWDMAIEADRRAWTGVGSGLVDMAAAPVAGRFDVAVEGERAIDRVLPRAVVTQAISSKHGGRACSPVIGVTGERELWVLAAGGGGATVRYVVEDYPRSGPVYPIAGLTPEWKWHRFDLTYWDGDRIHVELATARDAVLPAPNAAERSWFALREVRIVPRGSPAPLLPDEPRATVATRAGATDPTGYRTALVAALGDAITAWGGGRATDRDALLIDAALAQGLLENRLAHLGAAAGLVAEQRRLEALVPSQPRVPAPEETAGLDHPLYRRGDHRTPEDAVPRGFPALFGTATPVTAGSGRLEVAADLLAPGNPLPRRVLANRIWHHLWGRGIAATPDNLGHLGQPPTHPQLLDHLAVRLEQGGWSLKALVRHVVTARAWRLDSAAPSASLALDPDNRLWARAAVRRLEAEPIRDALLACAGTLDRTVHGPPTDGSAARRSLYVRVARNAIDPLLRVFDFPEPASATGARDVTNVPAQALALLNDPQVGGLAEAFAARVIAATPGGTADDRLDAMVREALGRASLPAERDELRQLVAAARDEVAARQRRLAELDGRVMAARQALDRLLADAPARATAPEAVPPPALFAWDFTAGSDALAGGPTVTLHGGAAVGDGALSLAGSGYATTAPLPRSIRARTLAALVCLDSLDQRGGGVMSIQSADGAVFDAIVFGEQQPGEWLAGSNVFARTRPFGGPRETEAAARPVHVAICWDDDGTVRGYRDGVPYGAPYRTSAPVEFPAGSTVVSFGLRHLPAGGNRLLSGRILRATLHDRALSADEVATLAAAAGSRSREALIAALPADDGARARALVAEIDEAEGQRRAIAPVADEERVVWAEVAGALFLCKEFIYLR, from the coding sequence ATGGACAGGCGCAGCCGCGAGCACCACCGGCTGGTCCCGGGGCCCGTCGCCGGGCGGTGGTCACGCCGGCCGGGGCTGGCGGTGCTGATCGCCCCGTTCCTGCTGGCGGCGGTCCCGGCCGCAGCCCAGCCCGACGGGCAGGAGCTGTTCGAGTCGCGGATCCGGCCGCTGCTCGTCGATCGCTGCTACGCCTGCCACAACGCGGCGAACGCCGCCGAGGGGGGCCTGGCACTCGATTCGCGTGCCGGTCTCCTTGCCGGGGGGGACTCGGGTCCCGCGATCGTGCCCGGTGACCCGGCGGCGAGCCTGCTTGTGCGCGTGCTCCGCCACGAGGTCGACGGGCTGAAGATGCCCAAGGATTCGGGGCGGCTGTCTGCCGAGGCGATCGCCGACGTCGAGCGCTGGATCGCGGCGGGGGCGGTCGATCCCCGCGACACCCCGCCGAGCCGTGTCGAGCTCGAGGCGGAAACGTCCTGGGAAGCCGTCCGCGGGCGGCGGATGGCGTGGTGGAGCTTCCAACCGCTCGTCGAGCCCGAAGTCCCGGCCGGCGCCGGGCGATTCGGCACCCACGCCGTCGACCGGTTTCTCGCCGCGCGGTGGCGGGAGGCGGGCGTCGAGCCGGCCGCCGAGGCCCCGCCCGAGGTGCTCGTCAGGCGGCTGTTTTTCACGCTCGTCGGCCTGCCGCCGACTGCCGACGAAGCGGCGGAGTGGACCGCGCGCCTCGCATCGCCGGGAGGCTTCGAGGCGCTCGTCGACCGGCTCCTCGCCAGCCCCCACTTCGGCGAGCGCTGGGCCCGGCACTGGATGGACTGGATCCGCTACGCCGACACGCACGGCTCCGAGGGGGATCCGGAGATCGTCAACACCCACCTCTACCGCGACGCACTGGTGCGCGCCCTCAATGCCGACGTGCCGCTCGACCGCCTGATCCGCGAGCACGTCGCCGGCGACCTCGTGCCCGATCCGCGCCTCGATCCGTCGGGCACGATCGACGATTCGGCGCTGCTCACCGCCCACTGGCGGATGGTGTTCCACGGCTACTCGCCGACCGATCCGCTCGAGGAGAAGATGCGGTTCGTCGACGACCAGATCGCCGCCTTTACCAAGGCCTTTCTCGGCCTGACCGTCTCCTGCGCCCGCTGCCATGACCACAAGTTCGACCCGATCAGCCAGCGCGACTACTACGCCCTGGCCGGCGTGATCGCCTCGAGCCGCCCCGGCCGGCGCGAGGCCGGGCCGCCGGACAGCGCCCAGGTGAGCCGTGCGGCGATCCTCGACGTGGCGCCACCGCTCCGCAAGGCGCTTGCCGACCGGTGGCAGGCCTCGCTCGGCGACCTCACGAATCGGCTCGCGTCGTTCGATCCACTCGTCGCCGCGGCCACCGAGCCGCGGCTCCTCCTCCACCCGCTCCACCGCGCCGGCGCCGACGGGACGGACACCGCGGCGTTCCGCGCGGCGCTTCCCGTGGCACAGCCGGCCGGCGCCGCGCCCGAGCCGATCGTCCGCTGGGACATGGCGATCGAGGCCGACCGGCGGGCCTGGACGGGGGTCGGCAGCGGCCTTGTCGACATGGCGGCGGCGCCCGTCGCCGGCCGGTTCGACGTGGCCGTCGAGGGGGAGCGGGCGATCGACCGCGTCCTGCCGCGGGCCGTCGTCACCCAGGCGATCTCCTCGAAGCATGGCGGCCGCGCCTGCTCGCCGGTGATCGGGGTCACCGGCGAGCGGGAACTGTGGGTCCTCGCGGCTGGCGGCGGTGGCGCGACGGTGCGCTACGTCGTCGAGGACTATCCCCGCAGCGGGCCGGTGTACCCGATCGCCGGGCTGACCCCGGAGTGGAAATGGCACCGCTTCGACCTCACCTACTGGGACGGCGATCGGATCCATGTCGAGCTGGCGACGGCGCGCGACGCGGTGTTGCCGGCGCCCAACGCCGCGGAGCGGTCGTGGTTCGCGCTCCGCGAGGTGCGGATCGTGCCGCGTGGATCCCCCGCGCCGCTGCTGCCCGACGAGCCGCGTGCCACGGTGGCAACGCGCGCGGGTGCCACCGACCCGACCGGCTACCGGACGGCGCTGGTGGCCGCACTCGGCGACGCGATCACCGCCTGGGGCGGCGGGCGGGCGACCGACCGCGATGCCCTGCTGATCGACGCGGCACTGGCGCAGGGGCTGCTCGAAAACCGGCTCGCCCACCTCGGCGCGGCGGCGGGCCTCGTCGCCGAGCAGCGCCGCCTCGAGGCGCTCGTGCCGAGCCAGCCGCGCGTGCCGGCGCCCGAGGAGACCGCGGGGCTCGACCATCCGCTCTACCGGCGCGGTGACCACCGTACTCCCGAAGATGCCGTGCCGCGCGGCTTCCCGGCGCTGTTCGGCACGGCCACGCCGGTGACCGCCGGTAGCGGACGGCTGGAGGTGGCAGCCGACCTGCTCGCGCCAGGCAATCCGCTGCCGCGACGCGTGCTGGCCAACCGCATCTGGCACCACCTCTGGGGCCGGGGAATCGCCGCCACCCCCGACAACCTCGGCCATCTCGGGCAGCCGCCGACCCATCCGCAGCTCCTCGATCACCTCGCGGTGCGCCTCGAGCAGGGGGGCTGGTCGCTGAAGGCGCTGGTGCGGCATGTCGTGACCGCGCGGGCGTGGCGCCTCGACTCGGCGGCGCCATCGGCGAGCCTGGCGCTCGACCCCGACAACCGCCTCTGGGCGCGGGCCGCCGTCCGGCGGCTCGAGGCGGAGCCGATCCGCGACGCCCTGCTGGCCTGCGCCGGCACGCTCGACCGCACGGTCCATGGCCCGCCCACCGACGGTTCCGCCGCGCGCCGAAGCCTGTATGTGCGCGTGGCCCGCAACGCGATCGACCCTCTGCTCCGGGTGTTCGACTTCCCCGAGCCGGCCAGTGCCACCGGCGCCCGCGACGTGACCAACGTGCCCGCCCAGGCGCTGGCGCTGCTCAACGATCCTCAGGTCGGCGGGCTGGCGGAGGCGTTTGCCGCCCGGGTGATCGCCGCCACCCCGGGTGGAACGGCCGACGACCGTCTCGACGCCATGGTCCGCGAGGCCCTCGGCCGCGCGAGCCTCCCGGCGGAGCGCGACGAGCTTCGCCAGCTCGTCGCCGCGGCGCGCGACGAGGTCGCGGCGCGGCAGCGCCGCCTGGCCGAGCTCGACGGCCGCGTTATGGCCGCGCGGCAGGCACTCGACCGACTCCTCGCCGACGCGCCGGCTCGGGCGACCGCGCCAGAGGCAGTGCCGCCACCGGCGCTCTTTGCCTGGGACTTCACCGCCGGTAGCGACGCCCTCGCTGGCGGGCCGACCGTGACGCTCCACGGCGGCGCTGCCGTTGGCGACGGGGCGCTGTCGCTCGCCGGTTCCGGGTATGCCACGACCGCCCCGCTTCCCCGGTCGATCCGGGCCCGGACGCTCGCGGCACTCGTCTGCCTCGATTCGCTCGACCAGCGTGGCGGCGGGGTAATGTCGATCCAGTCGGCGGACGGCGCCGTGTTCGACGCGATCGTGTTCGGCGAGCAGCAGCCAGGGGAGTGGCTCGCCGGAAGCAACGTCTTCGCGCGGACCCGGCCGTTCGGCGGGCCGCGCGAAACCGAGGCCGCGGCGCGCCCGGTCCATGTGGCGATCTGCTGGGATGACGACGGCACCGTCCGCGGCTACCGGGACGGCGTCCCCTACGGCGCACCCTACCGGACGTCGGCGCCGGTCGAGTTTCCCGCCGGCTCGACCGTCGTCTCGTTCGGCCTCCGCCACCTGCCCGCCGGTGGCAATCGGCTGCTGTCGGGCCGGATCCTCCGGGCCACGCTCCACGACCGAGCCCTTTCGGCCGACGAGGTGGCGACGCTCGCCGCCGCCGCCGGGAGCCGGTCGCGCGAGGCGCTGATCGCGGCACTCCCGGCCGACGATGGCGCCCGGGCCCGGGCGCTCGTGGCGGAGATCGACGAGGCCGAGGGGCAGCGGCGGGCAATCGCTCCGGTGGCCGACGAGGAGCGGGTCGTATGGGCCGAGGTGGCTGGCGCGCTATTCCTCTGCAAGGAGTTCATCTACCTGCGGTAA
- a CDS encoding exo-alpha-sialidase, which yields MHLPDDGAGRRVRRAPLRRRRAVTALAVVFLAALAAAVHGAEPQAVTVFQAGDSGVTLYRIPGIVVTPRGTLLAYCEARRDSRKDWGEIEVHLRRSTDGGKTWEAARHVAHHGARIEGNPTKLEGGEHEQTVNNPVAVVDRTSGDVVMLYCVNYARCFVIRSADDGVSFSPPVEITAAFAPFRDHVPWKVIATGPGHALQLRTGRIVAPVWLAFGAAGSHHPSVAATIKSDDGGRSWQAGEVAVPAGDGRGDPNESIAAERSDGSVLLVSRNVSAPNRKLVTVGPDGAAGWSTPAFQDDLPEPICMAGLVADPARPGMMILSCPDSVARDAAGAEVPAGRGKRRKLSLRVSRDDGRSWPIVRVLEPGPSAYSDLAVLSDGTVICLYEADDRIVAARVGLGWLLDGGTP from the coding sequence ATGCACCTGCCTGACGACGGGGCCGGTCGGCGTGTGCGCCGGGCGCCTTTGCGACGGCGCCGGGCCGTGACGGCGCTGGCGGTCGTCTTTCTGGCGGCTCTCGCTGCCGCCGTTCACGGCGCCGAACCGCAGGCGGTGACGGTGTTCCAGGCGGGGGACTCGGGGGTGACGCTGTACCGGATCCCGGGGATCGTCGTCACGCCGCGTGGCACGCTCCTGGCCTACTGCGAGGCGCGGCGCGACTCGCGGAAGGACTGGGGGGAGATCGAGGTCCACCTGCGGCGCAGCACCGATGGCGGGAAGACCTGGGAGGCCGCACGCCACGTCGCCCATCACGGCGCGCGGATCGAGGGGAATCCGACGAAGCTCGAAGGGGGCGAGCACGAGCAGACGGTCAACAACCCCGTCGCCGTCGTCGACCGCACCAGCGGCGACGTCGTCATGCTGTACTGCGTGAACTACGCACGGTGTTTCGTGATCCGCAGCGCCGACGACGGCGTCTCGTTTTCCCCACCCGTCGAGATCACCGCCGCGTTCGCGCCGTTCCGTGACCACGTGCCCTGGAAGGTGATCGCCACCGGCCCGGGGCACGCGCTGCAGCTGCGGACCGGCCGGATCGTCGCCCCCGTGTGGCTCGCGTTCGGCGCTGCGGGATCCCATCATCCGTCGGTTGCGGCGACGATCAAGAGCGACGACGGTGGCCGCTCGTGGCAAGCCGGAGAGGTGGCGGTGCCGGCCGGAGACGGCCGCGGCGATCCCAACGAGTCGATCGCCGCCGAGCGCTCCGACGGCAGCGTGTTGCTCGTGTCGCGCAACGTCTCCGCCCCCAACCGCAAGCTGGTGACGGTCGGCCCCGACGGCGCCGCCGGTTGGAGCACTCCGGCGTTCCAGGACGACCTTCCCGAGCCGATCTGCATGGCGGGGCTCGTCGCCGATCCGGCCCGGCCGGGGATGATGATCCTCTCCTGCCCCGATTCGGTGGCGCGCGACGCCGCGGGGGCCGAAGTGCCGGCGGGGCGCGGCAAGCGGAGAAAGCTGTCGCTCCGCGTCAGCCGCGACGACGGCCGCAGCTGGCCCATCGTGCGCGTCCTCGAGCCGGGCCCGAGCGCCTACTCCGACCTGGCGGTGCTGTCCGACGGCACGGTCATCTGCCTGTACGAGGCCGACGACCGGATCGTCGCCGCCCGTGTCGGGCTCGGCTGGTTGCTCGATGGCGGCACCCCGTGA
- a CDS encoding VOC family protein, protein MAMAFGGFVDPRLLQDRLFAALSTMFAGEVPLYGGALAVNEACNAAACRLLAARFPGLRAGVAPAALGAERHGAIRIGRPDEYRQVGRLFACFAMEPHGFYDMTSVGAKRQPIIATAFRSRRRPEHRMFCSLLVTDGFPADVRQRIEEALAPRDVLGDEARRLLDLHDRNGGLDADEGAALVGECVGRIFAWTGRGGPHELYRDLVAADMRIAADIACFPSHHLNHLAFNSLAIDLFTAAMRRCLAERDDAWFRARAGAVLAGLADRTDAALVRLLLPGVPAALPTGEAVPAAVVEGIAADLADRLGTEPFALHRLRHAGFKESTEGPPADVPVLLRQDSYRALTEPVSFHTLAGGTVAGSHTARFGEVEQRGYACSRHGRALYDDCLSRGSDTGAFAPLGHAADELFARGQIVGRYRPTAAGLAARAAGARLTGDLEVLLAAGLVSREPLRYEDFLPVSAAGIFASNLRQVAGSAATAPAAARTRGELETILGRTIIDPVAADTETEAASIRETLERLGIASADRHDHPGRDLHAPA, encoded by the coding sequence ATGGCGATGGCGTTCGGCGGGTTCGTCGATCCCCGTCTCCTCCAAGACCGGCTGTTCGCGGCGCTGTCGACGATGTTCGCCGGCGAGGTGCCGCTGTACGGCGGGGCGCTGGCGGTCAACGAGGCCTGTAACGCCGCCGCCTGCCGGCTGCTGGCGGCGCGCTTCCCCGGCCTGCGGGCCGGTGTCGCGCCCGCCGCACTCGGCGCCGAGCGCCACGGCGCGATCCGCATCGGCCGCCCCGACGAGTATCGTCAGGTCGGGCGGCTGTTCGCCTGCTTCGCGATGGAGCCGCACGGCTTCTACGACATGACCAGCGTCGGCGCGAAGCGGCAGCCGATCATCGCGACCGCGTTCCGCTCGCGGCGGCGTCCCGAGCACCGGATGTTCTGTTCGCTGCTGGTGACCGACGGGTTTCCCGCCGACGTCCGGCAGCGGATCGAGGAGGCGCTGGCCCCGCGCGACGTCCTCGGCGACGAAGCGCGCCGGCTCCTCGACCTCCACGATCGAAACGGTGGCCTCGACGCCGACGAGGGGGCGGCCCTCGTCGGGGAGTGCGTCGGCCGGATCTTCGCGTGGACCGGCCGCGGGGGGCCCCACGAGCTGTACCGCGATCTCGTCGCCGCCGACATGCGGATCGCCGCCGACATCGCCTGCTTCCCGTCGCACCACCTCAACCACCTGGCGTTCAATTCTCTGGCGATCGACCTGTTCACGGCGGCGATGCGCCGCTGCCTCGCCGAGCGCGACGACGCCTGGTTCCGCGCCCGCGCCGGCGCGGTCCTCGCCGGGCTCGCCGACCGCACCGACGCAGCGCTCGTCCGCCTCCTCCTTCCCGGGGTGCCCGCCGCGCTCCCGACCGGGGAGGCTGTGCCCGCCGCGGTCGTCGAGGGAATCGCCGCCGACCTCGCCGACAGGCTCGGCACCGAACCGTTCGCGCTTCATCGGCTGCGGCACGCCGGGTTCAAGGAATCGACCGAGGGACCGCCGGCCGACGTGCCGGTCTTGCTGCGGCAGGATTCCTACCGGGCCCTCACCGAGCCGGTGTCGTTTCACACGCTCGCCGGCGGCACGGTCGCGGGGTCGCACACGGCCCGGTTTGGCGAGGTGGAACAGCGTGGCTACGCCTGCAGCCGCCACGGCCGCGCCCTCTACGACGACTGCCTGTCCCGAGGATCCGACACCGGGGCGTTCGCGCCCCTCGGTCACGCGGCCGACGAGCTGTTCGCACGGGGGCAGATCGTCGGCCGCTACCGGCCGACCGCGGCCGGCCTCGCCGCGCGGGCCGCGGGCGCACGGCTCACCGGCGACCTCGAGGTCCTCCTCGCCGCCGGCCTCGTGTCGCGCGAGCCGCTGCGCTACGAAGACTTCCTTCCGGTGAGTGCCGCCGGAATCTTCGCGTCGAACCTCCGCCAGGTGGCCGGCAGCGCCGCCACGGCTCCCGCGGCGGCCCGGACGCGCGGCGAGCTGGAGACGATCCTCGGGCGGACGATCATCGACCCGGTCGCCGCCGACACCGAGACCGAGGCGGCGTCGATCCGTGAGACGCTCGAACGGCTCGGCATCGCGAGCGCGGATCGGCACGATCACCCCGGGAGAGATCTCCATGCACCTGCCTGA